GAGGCTGTGCCCCGACGCAGCCAGGCCCAGGCAGCCTCCGAGACCCCGGGACCTGGcactggtgctgctgggtgaCGCGGCTGCCggctgcgctgggctgggctgtcaGGGGGACACGGGATGTGCTATCGGTGCAGGCACAGCCCAGGCTCCCCGCACAGACCCAGCCCTTCCCTGAGCCCGAGTGCCACAGAGCAGCCGTGGGCTGGCACTCGCTGCAGCTCGTCAGACATCCCTGACCGAGGCATCCCCGCGGCTCAGCCCGCCCCAGCTCCCGACACCCACCCGGCCCCAGCAGCCTTTCTGCCTCCCCCCCAGTCACCCCATGAGCCCACGCTGCTGGCAGGAGCCCCACGCGCACTCGGCCTCCACCCCGGGAACCGCCACTGGCGCAGGcaccgccgcacccccaccccgctgcccgtGAGCACCACAACCACTGTGGTCCAGCCCCGGGGGTCCTGCTCGCCCCGTCCCCCAAAGGCCGCAGTTTCCACCCCAGCACAGCGCAGCCGCCAGCCTGGACAGGACAGTGAAGTTTTACTGCAAAGGCCGCCATGTTCCCCTGCCGCCGTCCCGTgacgccgcgccgggccccgctcacGGCCCCACGcagggcagcagggctcccagcagCGTCGGGGTCAGCGAGGGTCTCCGAGGGCGGCCCGCAGCCACTGCAGGACGTCACGCAGGCCGGTGCTGTCGCGGGCGCTGGTCTCCAGCGTCGTGATGGGCTGCGTGGCGCAGGAGACGATGTCCTGCATGCGGAACAGCGACTTCATCTCCGCCAGCGACATGTAGCAGGGCAGGTCActgcggccgggggggggctgcgtTAGCCCACCCGACGGCTCCCCCACCCGGGGGTCCCACAGAACCCCCGCCCTCGAGGTGCCCCCGCCCCCCTCACATCTTGTTGAAGACGACGAGCACGGGCACGGAGGCGAGCGGCGGGGCGCAGAGCACGGAGAGCAGCTGCACGCAGGACGAGGAGACCTGGGTGGGGTCCGCGGCGTCGACCACGAACTGCGGGAGCAGACGGGAGGGCGGCGGTGCGGCGTAACGAGGGACGGCAGGAAACAGCACTGCTGGGGCAGCACCCCGGGCCGCAGCCCACCGCTGcgggccgcccctctccccgcccttGGGCCGGGGTCCCCGCCGGCGCGGTCACGGCGCGGCGCGGCTCACCATCAGCGCGCGGCCCTCGCCGTAGTAGCTGGGCCAGACAGGGCCCATgcagccgcccagctcccgcagcacgGCCACCCGCCGCAGCGCCGTCAGGTCGGTGCCCACCTGCGGGACCGGGGCGCGGGTCGTCGGCTGCGCCTCCCCCCGGGGCCCCCACCGCCCGCCCGACCGGGCCCTGCCTACCGTGGGCTGCGTGGCCGGGGGCTCGCCCAGCTCCACTGCCCCCCCCACGGTGCTCAGCTGTGCAGCCGGTCAAGGGCAGCGTGAGGGGGATGCAGACCCGCCGCCCGTcccgggacccctgccctgcccgggagcctcccctccacccccccgccgGGACGCCTcccgcccgggaccccccgccctGCCGGGACccgacaacccccccccccccccctccccgtgcctggGAGCCTCCCCTGAACCTCCCCACCGGgacccctcccgcccccccgggacccgacacccccgcccctccccgcctgggacccccagccccgccgggacccccccccgcctggagccccctgccccgccgggaccacgacaccccccccctccccgcccgggagcctccccctcacccccccatctgagacccccttccctcccccccgccccgcgcccgccggatATGACGTAGCCGCTTGGCCAGCAGGCTCTTGCCGCCACCCGTCGCGCCCAGCAGCAAGCACGTGGGCacgggccgccccgcgcccgccatcgcgccccgccccgccccgccggaagaagccccgcccccgccggaAGGAGCCCCGCCTCCGCCGGAAGGCGGAAGCGGGAGACGGAAGCGGAAGCGCCCGCGGAGCGGCGGTGGGGCAGGCCCGGCCGGAGGCGGGGGGACGCGATGGGGCGCGGCGGAGGCACCTTCGAGCGGCTCCTCGGTACCGGGcgaggcgggggccgggccggggtccgCAGCGCTCGGCCGCgggagccggggcgggcgggcggtgcggggccggggcgggcggtgcgGCGTCGCGGCGTCGCCGAGCGCCCTGGGCCGTCTGCGGGGGCCGAGCTGCCACGGTCCGGGAGGAAccggggctgccgtgcccggGTGTGGGGGCTGGGGCGTCGCCGGGTCCGGGCGCGCTTCCCGGTGGTGGCAGAGCGGGGCCGAGGGTGCTGCGCTGCTCTCAGCCGTGCTGCTGGGTTCGTCCCTCCAGATAAGGCTACGAGCCAGCTCCTGCTGGAGACGGACTGGGAGTCCATCCTGCAGATCTGCGACATGATCCGGCAGGGAGATACGCAGTGAGTGCCCTGGGCGTGGGAGCCCGCGGTCGCACGTCTCTCGTCGTCCCCCTCCCCAAAGGCGTCGGAAGGGCGGGACAGCAGGCCCTGGGGACTGCAGGCTGCCCCTGGCCTGGACCCCTCAGAGAAACTCTAGCTGGAATGTGCTTGTTTCCTTCCGTTCCTGGGTTAACCACATGCTGCGTGTACCCTTGTGTtggggtgggggctggcaggTTAGCGGCAGCTGGAATCTCCCCTCGGATTCTTGTTTGCCTGAAGACGTGCCCTCTCTTTCCTTACCCAGAGCAAAATATGCCGTCAACGCTATCAAGAAGAAAGTCAACGACAAGAATCCCCACGTGGCACTCTACGCACTGGAGGTAATGTCAGCCCAAGCTGCGAGCACCGCCGGGCCCAGCTCGCAGGCCAGGGAGCTTCCCGGCTTTTATAATCTTTCCTGCGGGGCTGCGCAGCGTGCCCTGCCCTGTCCCGGGAGCGGCGGAGCCGCAGGTTGGAGTTTTCCTGCGCCCGGCTCTAGCACAGGGGTTCTGTGACTGACCAGCAGGTCACGGTTTTCGTTGGCATTCCATCTCGGAGTTACTAGCAGACACAGCTGGAGTGTGAGAGgctgtcccgggggggtctgtctTGTGCAGCAGCGGGGCAGAGGCTGCCGTGCAGCTGACACA
Above is a window of Opisthocomus hoazin isolate bOpiHoa1 chromosome 21, bOpiHoa1.hap1, whole genome shotgun sequence DNA encoding:
- the ARL16 gene encoding ADP-ribosylation factor-like protein 16, coding for MAGAGRPVPTCLLLGATGGGKSLLAKRLRQLSTVGGAVELGEPPATQPTVGTDLTALRRVAVLRELGGCMGPVWPSYYGEGRALMFVVDAADPTQVSSSCVQLLSVLCAPPLASVPVLVVFNKIDLPCYMSLAEMKSLFRMQDIVSCATQPITTLETSARDSTGLRDVLQWLRAALGDPR